One Micromonospora sp. WMMD812 genomic window carries:
- the paaE gene encoding 1,2-phenylacetyl-CoA epoxidase subunit PaaE — translation MTVTISRPVRRRPVFHPLPVAAVDRLTADAVAITFAVPDELRETFAFRAGQHLTVRRPGGAGPAGSAGDDGADVRRSYSICSTPEELARHGRLRIGVREVPGGAFSAYACGALRDGDTVEVLPPLGNFTTAFDPDRARHYGAVVAGSGVTPVLALVATALAVEPASTFTLLYGNRTANTVMFAEELADLKDRYPARLHLVHVLSREQGESPLLSGRIDADRMGRLLETIVPGERIDEWFLCGPYGMVVDVRGVLAARGVPDGAVRTELFHVDAPPEPPRRPADEPGAGAEVTIMLDGRSSSFTMGRDERVLDAALKVRGELPYACKGGVCSTCKAKVVEGEVTMARNYALEPDEVAAGYVLTCQSSPTTDRLTVDYDA, via the coding sequence GTGACAGTCACCATCTCGCGGCCGGTCCGTCGCCGGCCGGTCTTCCACCCGCTGCCAGTCGCCGCCGTCGACCGGCTCACCGCCGACGCTGTGGCGATCACCTTCGCGGTGCCCGACGAGTTGCGGGAGACGTTCGCCTTCCGCGCCGGGCAGCACCTCACCGTCCGGCGCCCCGGTGGAGCCGGACCGGCCGGCTCCGCGGGTGACGACGGCGCGGACGTCCGGCGGTCGTACTCCATCTGCTCCACCCCCGAGGAGCTGGCCCGGCACGGCCGGCTGCGGATCGGGGTGCGCGAGGTGCCCGGCGGCGCGTTCTCCGCGTACGCCTGCGGCGCCCTGCGCGACGGCGACACCGTCGAGGTGCTGCCCCCGCTCGGGAACTTCACCACGGCCTTCGACCCGGACCGGGCCCGCCACTACGGCGCGGTGGTCGCCGGCTCCGGGGTCACCCCGGTGCTCGCGCTGGTCGCGACGGCGCTCGCCGTCGAGCCGGCCAGCACCTTCACCCTGCTGTACGGCAACCGCACGGCGAACACGGTGATGTTCGCCGAGGAGTTGGCCGACCTGAAGGACCGCTACCCGGCCCGGCTGCACCTGGTGCACGTGCTCTCCCGGGAGCAGGGCGAGTCGCCGCTGCTGTCGGGGCGGATCGACGCCGACCGGATGGGCCGGTTGCTGGAGACCATCGTGCCGGGCGAGCGGATCGACGAGTGGTTCCTCTGCGGCCCGTACGGGATGGTGGTCGACGTCCGGGGGGTGCTGGCCGCCCGCGGCGTGCCGGACGGGGCGGTGCGCACCGAGCTGTTCCACGTCGACGCGCCGCCGGAGCCGCCGCGCCGGCCGGCCGACGAGCCGGGCGCCGGGGCCGAGGTAACCATCATGCTCGACGGCCGGTCGTCGAGCTTCACGATGGGGCGCGACGAGCGGGTGCTGGACGCCGCGCTCAAGGTCCGCGGCGAGCTGCCGTACGCCTGCAAGGGCGGTGTCTGCTCGACGTGCAAGGCGAAGGTGGTCGAGGGCGAGGTGACCATGGCCCGCAACTACGCCCTGGAGCCGGACGAGGTCGCCGCCGGCTACGTGCTCACCTGCCAGTCGAGCCCGACCACGGACAGGCTGACGGTCGACTACGACGCCTGA
- the paaD gene encoding 1,2-phenylacetyl-CoA epoxidase subunit PaaD encodes MVSPREAVAAVVDPEIRVLTIDELGILRAVDEDPATGRVVVTITPTYTGCPAMDVIRADIRRALTAAGHPDAEVRTVHSPAWSTDWISDSGRAKLATAGIAPPTPVRAGGAVPLTLSVRCPRCGSPETEQLSRFGSTACKALWRCRSCSEPFDHLKAL; translated from the coding sequence GTGGTGAGTCCGAGGGAGGCCGTGGCCGCGGTGGTGGACCCGGAGATCCGGGTGCTCACCATCGACGAGTTGGGCATCCTCCGGGCGGTCGACGAGGATCCGGCCACCGGCCGGGTGGTCGTGACCATCACCCCCACCTACACCGGCTGCCCGGCGATGGACGTGATCCGCGCCGACATCCGCCGCGCGCTGACCGCGGCCGGCCATCCGGACGCCGAGGTCCGCACGGTCCACAGCCCCGCCTGGAGCACCGACTGGATCTCCGACTCCGGCCGGGCCAAGCTCGCCACCGCCGGGATCGCCCCACCCACGCCGGTCCGGGCCGGCGGCGCCGTGCCACTGACCCTCTCCGTGCGGTGCCCGCGCTGCGGGTCGCCGGAGACCGAGCAGCTCAGCCGCTTCGGCTCGACCGCCTGCAAGGCGCTGTGGCGGTGCCGCTCCTGCTCCGAACCCTTCGACCACCTGAAGGCGCTGTGA
- the paaC gene encoding 1,2-phenylacetyl-CoA epoxidase subunit PaaC — protein sequence MNGPFEFALRLGDDALIAAQRLAEWTTHAPEMEEDVALANIALDQLGAARLLLTYAGELEGAGRDEDALAYLRGDREFRNCLLVELPNGDFAVTMAKLLFLSAYQLPLYTALAGCADERLAAIGAKARKESAYHLDHASLWVKRLGDGTGESHRRMQSAVDQVWPYMAELFAPDPAAPVDPATLRAEFDATVTAVLAEATITRPETRWAPGGGRDGVHTEHLSYLLAEMQVLHRAHPGAAW from the coding sequence GTGAACGGCCCCTTTGAATTCGCGCTCCGGCTCGGTGACGACGCGCTGATCGCCGCGCAGCGGCTGGCCGAGTGGACCACCCACGCGCCGGAGATGGAGGAGGACGTCGCGCTGGCCAACATCGCCCTGGACCAGCTCGGCGCGGCGCGGCTGCTGCTCACCTACGCGGGGGAGCTGGAGGGCGCCGGCCGGGACGAGGACGCGCTGGCGTACCTGCGCGGCGACCGGGAGTTCCGCAACTGCCTCCTGGTCGAGCTGCCCAACGGGGACTTCGCGGTCACCATGGCGAAGCTGCTCTTCCTGTCGGCGTACCAACTGCCGCTCTACACCGCGCTGGCCGGGTGCGCCGACGAGCGGCTGGCCGCGATCGGCGCGAAGGCCCGCAAGGAGTCGGCGTACCACCTGGACCACGCCTCGCTGTGGGTGAAACGGCTCGGTGACGGCACCGGGGAGTCGCACCGTCGGATGCAGTCGGCGGTCGACCAGGTCTGGCCGTACATGGCGGAGCTGTTCGCGCCGGACCCGGCGGCGCCGGTCGACCCGGCCACGCTGCGGGCGGAGTTCGACGCCACCGTGACGGCGGTCCTGGCCGAGGCCACGATCACCCGGCCGGAGACCCGCTGGGCCCCGGGCGGCGGGCGGGACGGCGTGCACACCGAGCACCTGTCCTACCTGCTCGCCGAGATGCAGGTGCTGCACCGCGCCCACCCGGGAGCGGCGTGGTGA
- the paaB gene encoding 1,2-phenylacetyl-CoA epoxidase subunit PaaB, translating to MSERSERTGQLSASDPSPLWEVFVRARRGLSHTHVGSLHAPDAELALRNARDLYTRRQEGVSIWVVPASAITASSPDEKDAFFDPAADKVYRHPTFYEVPDGVAHL from the coding sequence GTGAGCGAGCGTAGCGAGCGAACCGGTCAGCTCAGCGCGAGCGACCCGTCGCCCCTGTGGGAGGTCTTCGTCCGCGCCCGGCGCGGGCTGTCGCACACCCACGTCGGCAGCCTGCACGCACCCGACGCCGAGCTGGCCCTGCGTAACGCCCGCGACCTCTACACCCGGCGGCAGGAGGGCGTCTCCATCTGGGTGGTGCCGGCGAGCGCGATCACCGCGTCCAGCCCGGACGAGAAGGACGCCTTCTTCGACCCGGCGGCCGACAAGGTCTACCGCCACCCCACCTTCTACGAGGTGCCGGACGGGGTGGCGCACCTGTGA